The following proteins come from a genomic window of Tepidiforma thermophila:
- a CDS encoding CaiB/BaiF CoA transferase family protein codes for MSAFSGFRVIDFCQGIAGPMATMLLADFGAEVIKVEPPGGDRMREHPGYWCWNRNKRVVTLDLHQFEGLAAARELLASADAAVFDWAPGELERSGLDSVSVRGTDPALVHAWFPPYSPLGRWSQLPPDEGLLEAVSGVAWLQMSYEDRPTYLVTPQVQYGQAMLGAGALATALYAKLRTGRGQTLEVSGLHGVAAVESGGTIKAGEMFRLGGRGSRGGVPNYRLYECADGKWFFLGTLTPQFFLKALEATDMLHLMALEGVEGEFTNLLKPGVNQQVIEALEARFKEKPRQEWLDILQAAGVPRGPVGTIDEWFNSETVRANGMRVELEHERLGRVVIPGVPVTLSATPGAVRHLPQPAALSDIGAHERVRGGDGPVLPGGPLAGVRVLDLGAFIAGTYAPTILANWGADVIKVEPLEGDPFRTYGLGFVGYNRGKRSLAIDLKRPEGRDVFLDLVRVSDVVLDNFRLGVRERLGIDYAALRAVNPRIISCSVTGYGPSGPLAQDPGFDPLVQARSGLMALQGGDDEPVFYQIPVNDTASAMMAAFGVVAALAAREVTGEGQEVTTCLANQSVLTLSGEVTWYEGRPPNPKGGLDLLGLSALNRYYQCADGWVLIAATKPEHFHGVCAGLGHPEWAGGWLAEQALREPVEGRLAERIAGVLAGMPRLEVLDRLLTRGVPAASAVSTEELFEDPWLHASGYFEDFEHPQLGTVRGPRLLGWFPEMPNGYPRRSPLVGEHTVEVLRECGISEDRVAALLADGVVLQGQG; via the coding sequence ATGAGTGCGTTCAGCGGATTCCGGGTCATCGATTTCTGCCAGGGCATCGCGGGGCCGATGGCGACGATGCTGCTTGCCGACTTCGGCGCCGAGGTGATCAAGGTGGAGCCGCCGGGGGGCGACCGGATGCGGGAGCACCCGGGGTACTGGTGCTGGAACCGGAACAAGCGGGTGGTGACCCTGGACCTCCACCAGTTCGAGGGCCTGGCTGCGGCCCGGGAGCTCCTTGCCAGTGCGGATGCCGCTGTGTTCGACTGGGCCCCGGGGGAGTTAGAGCGGAGCGGCCTCGACTCCGTTTCCGTGCGCGGCACTGACCCCGCCCTGGTGCACGCATGGTTTCCGCCCTACTCCCCCCTCGGACGATGGAGCCAGCTGCCGCCGGACGAGGGGCTGCTGGAGGCGGTCTCGGGCGTGGCGTGGCTGCAGATGAGCTACGAAGACCGGCCGACCTACCTGGTGACGCCGCAGGTGCAGTACGGCCAGGCGATGCTCGGTGCGGGGGCACTTGCCACGGCGCTGTACGCAAAGCTGCGCACGGGCCGGGGGCAGACGCTGGAGGTGAGCGGCCTGCACGGGGTGGCGGCGGTGGAGAGCGGCGGGACGATTAAAGCGGGGGAGATGTTCCGCCTCGGGGGCCGGGGAAGCAGGGGCGGTGTGCCGAACTACCGGCTGTACGAGTGCGCGGACGGGAAGTGGTTCTTCCTCGGCACGCTGACGCCGCAGTTCTTCCTGAAGGCGCTGGAGGCGACGGACATGCTCCACCTGATGGCGCTGGAGGGGGTGGAGGGTGAGTTCACGAATCTGCTGAAGCCCGGGGTCAACCAGCAGGTGATCGAGGCGCTCGAAGCGCGGTTCAAGGAGAAGCCGCGGCAGGAGTGGCTGGATATTCTCCAGGCGGCCGGGGTGCCGCGCGGGCCGGTCGGGACGATCGACGAGTGGTTCAACAGCGAGACGGTGCGGGCGAACGGGATGCGGGTGGAGCTGGAGCACGAGCGGCTGGGCAGGGTGGTCATCCCCGGGGTGCCGGTGACGCTGAGCGCGACCCCAGGCGCCGTGCGGCATCTCCCGCAGCCGGCGGCCCTCTCGGATATCGGGGCGCACGAGCGGGTGCGGGGCGGGGACGGGCCGGTGCTGCCGGGCGGCCCGCTGGCCGGGGTGCGGGTGCTCGACCTGGGGGCATTCATCGCGGGGACGTACGCGCCGACGATCCTGGCGAACTGGGGCGCCGACGTGATCAAGGTGGAGCCGCTGGAGGGCGACCCGTTCCGGACGTACGGGCTTGGGTTTGTGGGCTACAACCGGGGGAAGCGGAGCCTGGCGATCGACCTGAAGCGTCCGGAGGGGCGGGACGTGTTCCTCGACCTCGTGCGGGTGAGCGATGTGGTGCTCGACAACTTCCGGCTGGGGGTGCGGGAGCGGCTGGGGATCGACTACGCGGCGCTGCGGGCGGTGAACCCGCGGATCATCAGCTGTTCGGTGACGGGCTATGGGCCGAGCGGGCCGCTGGCGCAGGACCCGGGGTTCGACCCGCTGGTGCAGGCGCGGAGCGGGCTGATGGCGCTGCAGGGCGGCGACGACGAGCCGGTGTTCTACCAGATCCCGGTGAACGATACGGCGAGCGCGATGATGGCGGCCTTCGGGGTGGTGGCAGCGCTGGCGGCGCGGGAGGTGACGGGCGAGGGCCAGGAGGTGACGACCTGCCTCGCGAACCAGAGCGTGCTGACCCTTTCGGGCGAGGTGACGTGGTACGAAGGGCGGCCGCCGAACCCGAAGGGCGGGCTCGACCTGCTGGGGCTTTCGGCGCTGAACCGGTACTACCAGTGCGCGGACGGCTGGGTGCTGATTGCGGCGACGAAGCCGGAGCACTTCCACGGCGTGTGCGCGGGGCTGGGGCACCCGGAGTGGGCCGGGGGCTGGCTGGCCGAGCAGGCGCTGCGGGAGCCGGTGGAGGGGAGGCTGGCCGAGCGGATCGCCGGGGTCCTGGCGGGGATGCCGCGGCTGGAGGTGCTCGACCGGCTGCTGACGCGGGGGGTGCCGGCCGCGTCAGCGGTCTCGACGGAGGAGCTGTTCGAGGACCCGTGGCTGCACGCCTCGGGGTACTTCGAGGATTTTGAGCACCCGCAGCTGGGGACGGTCCGCGGGCCGCGGCTTTTGGGGTGGTTCCCGGAGATGCCGAACGGGTACCCGCGGCGTTCGCCGCTGGTGGGCGAGCACACGGTGGAGGTGCTGCGCGAGTGCGGCATCAGCGAGGATCGGGTTGCGGCGCTGCTGGCGGATGGGGTGGTCCTGCAGGGGCAGGGTTAG
- a CDS encoding pyridoxamine 5'-phosphate oxidase family protein produces the protein MNVTWAELQPEFDAITRRIVWAVVTTVDTRGRPRSRILHPIWDGHVGWVATSPLSLKAKHIAANPWVAVAYWDQQHEQVYAECRASWDTSLERRQWLWDFFKSTPPPLGYDPGTLWRNGPSDPTFGALRLDPIRIEVSRLSEIMTGKPPRVWRPANG, from the coding sequence ATGAACGTCACCTGGGCCGAACTCCAGCCAGAATTCGACGCTATCACCCGCCGCATCGTCTGGGCCGTCGTCACCACCGTCGACACGCGCGGCCGCCCCCGCTCCCGCATCCTGCACCCCATCTGGGACGGCCACGTCGGCTGGGTCGCCACCTCGCCGCTCTCCCTCAAGGCGAAGCACATCGCCGCCAACCCCTGGGTCGCGGTCGCCTACTGGGACCAGCAGCACGAGCAGGTCTACGCTGAGTGCCGCGCCTCCTGGGATACCTCCCTCGAACGCCGCCAGTGGCTCTGGGACTTCTTCAAGTCGACCCCGCCCCCGCTCGGCTACGACCCCGGCACTCTCTGGCGGAACGGCCCCTCCGACCCCACCTTCGGCGCGCTCCGCCTCGACCCCATCCGCATCGAAGTCTCGCGCCTGAGCGAAATCATGACCGGGAAGCCGCCCCGCGTCTGGCGCCCGGCAAACGGCTAG
- the coxB gene encoding cytochrome c oxidase subunit II, giving the protein MHGKHLISVALLWAGLTAIGELLVFADLFPPVGSHEAEDFDSIFRFLLILGIPVFTFVIAVVTYAALTWRVRGDQPDEDGPPIRGRGWVPRIWLAITGALAVFVMIHPGLTGLAKLQSSYTAYGWGPEEADLEIDVTAFMWQWTFTYPDGTEISVTKGKEVVIPVNKHVRFNVNSVDVVHSLWIPAFRMKIDAIPGRTTYMTVYPTELGAYNDDQAYRVQCAELCGLDHSKMWLPVRVVTESEFEAWLASLKSEGK; this is encoded by the coding sequence GTGCACGGGAAACATCTCATCAGCGTCGCCCTCCTCTGGGCCGGCCTCACCGCCATCGGCGAGCTCCTGGTCTTCGCCGACCTCTTCCCGCCCGTCGGCTCGCACGAGGCCGAGGACTTCGACAGCATCTTCCGCTTCCTCCTCATCCTCGGCATCCCCGTCTTCACCTTCGTCATCGCGGTCGTCACCTACGCGGCCCTCACCTGGCGCGTCCGCGGCGACCAGCCCGATGAGGACGGACCACCCATTCGCGGCCGCGGCTGGGTCCCCCGCATCTGGCTCGCCATCACCGGCGCACTTGCCGTCTTCGTCATGATTCACCCCGGCCTCACCGGCCTCGCCAAGCTCCAGTCCAGCTATACCGCCTACGGCTGGGGCCCCGAAGAAGCCGACCTCGAAATCGATGTCACCGCCTTCATGTGGCAGTGGACCTTCACCTACCCCGATGGAACGGAAATCTCCGTCACGAAAGGCAAAGAGGTCGTCATCCCGGTCAACAAACACGTCCGCTTCAACGTCAACTCCGTCGATGTCGTCCACTCCCTCTGGATCCCGGCGTTCCGCATGAAGATCGACGCCATCCCCGGGCGCACCACCTACATGACCGTCTACCCCACCGAACTCGGCGCCTACAACGATGACCAGGCCTACCGCGTCCAGTGCGCCGAGCTCTGCGGGCTCGACCACTCCAAGATGTGGCTCCCGGTCCGCGTCGTCACCGAATCCGAATTTGAGGCCTGGCTCGCCAGCCTCAAGAGCGAGGGGAAGTAA
- a CDS encoding cytochrome c oxidase subunit I: MYAVKSVFGALGLGLIGFYLGLGIVAFLRWLFGYSDPWGGEINIIGGWVLGLFMWLMGIGMWGQWGREWFGLKTYTRQLPGWQRYFTFNTDHKVIGIQYLVTFMVVFFLAGALAMLMRLELAQSGNQFLSNAQYNGTMGLHGILMVAVAVAAVIGGIGNYAVPLMIGAQDMAFPRLNALTFWLVPPVAVGLLATPFLGGIEHGWTAYPPLAIYTNSAQVLFSLSIITFGLTSILGALNFIVTIIYMRAPGLTWGRLPIFVWSMFATSWIALLYTQGFAAALFLVLLDRLGFSFFNTAGGGDPLLYQHVFWFYSHPAVYIMVLPGFGLALELIAHFSRKPLFAYRYAVAAFLGILGLSGVVWAHHMFTSGMPNYLHGPFLVATELISIPTGLIFLSALGTIWLGRLWLKPPMLFALAVIFNFACGGVTGIFLADVPTDIHLQDTYFVVAHFHYTIVGGEIFALFAAIYYYFPKMTGRMYSERLAKLHFWWMFIGFNATFFLMHLPGIKGMNRRIADFPSELDPVNLAISLAGFFLGASFLVFIWNMVYSWVRGPVAEANPWQARTLEWQTSSPPPHENFPVPPVVSGGPYDYGVPGSKHATFPVPSAGFAGAPAGGGGQ, from the coding sequence ATGTACGCAGTCAAATCCGTCTTCGGCGCACTCGGCCTCGGGCTCATCGGCTTCTACCTCGGGCTCGGCATCGTCGCCTTCCTCCGCTGGCTGTTCGGCTACTCCGACCCCTGGGGCGGCGAAATCAACATCATCGGCGGCTGGGTCCTCGGCCTCTTCATGTGGCTCATGGGCATCGGCATGTGGGGCCAGTGGGGCCGCGAATGGTTCGGCCTCAAAACCTACACCCGCCAGCTCCCCGGCTGGCAGCGCTACTTCACCTTCAACACCGACCACAAGGTCATCGGCATCCAGTACCTCGTGACCTTCATGGTCGTCTTCTTCCTCGCCGGCGCCCTGGCCATGCTCATGCGGCTCGAACTCGCCCAGAGCGGCAACCAGTTCCTCAGCAACGCCCAGTACAACGGCACCATGGGCCTCCACGGCATCCTCATGGTCGCCGTCGCCGTCGCCGCCGTCATCGGCGGCATCGGCAACTACGCCGTCCCCCTCATGATCGGCGCCCAGGACATGGCCTTCCCCCGCCTCAACGCCCTCACCTTCTGGCTCGTCCCGCCCGTCGCCGTCGGCCTCCTCGCCACCCCCTTCCTCGGCGGCATCGAGCACGGCTGGACCGCCTACCCCCCGCTCGCGATTTACACCAACAGCGCCCAGGTCCTCTTCAGCCTCTCCATCATCACCTTCGGCCTCACCTCCATCCTCGGCGCCCTGAACTTCATCGTCACCATCATCTACATGCGCGCCCCCGGCCTTACCTGGGGCCGCCTCCCCATCTTCGTCTGGTCGATGTTCGCCACCTCCTGGATCGCCCTCCTCTATACGCAGGGCTTCGCCGCGGCGCTCTTCCTCGTCCTCCTCGACCGGCTCGGCTTCTCCTTCTTCAACACCGCCGGCGGCGGCGACCCCCTCCTCTACCAGCACGTCTTCTGGTTCTACTCGCACCCCGCCGTCTACATCATGGTCCTCCCCGGCTTCGGCCTTGCGCTCGAACTGATCGCGCACTTCTCCCGCAAGCCGCTCTTCGCCTACCGCTACGCCGTCGCCGCCTTCCTCGGCATCCTCGGCCTCAGCGGCGTCGTCTGGGCCCACCACATGTTCACCTCCGGCATGCCCAACTACCTCCACGGGCCCTTCCTCGTCGCCACCGAGCTCATCTCCATCCCCACCGGCCTCATCTTCCTCTCCGCCCTCGGCACTATCTGGCTCGGCCGCCTCTGGCTGAAGCCGCCCATGCTCTTCGCCCTCGCCGTCATCTTCAACTTCGCCTGCGGCGGCGTCACCGGCATCTTCCTCGCTGATGTCCCCACCGACATCCACCTCCAGGACACCTACTTCGTTGTCGCCCACTTCCACTACACCATCGTCGGCGGCGAAATCTTCGCCCTCTTCGCGGCCATCTACTACTACTTCCCCAAGATGACCGGCCGCATGTACAGCGAGCGGCTCGCAAAGCTCCACTTCTGGTGGATGTTCATCGGCTTCAACGCCACCTTCTTCCTCATGCACCTGCCCGGCATCAAGGGCATGAACCGCCGCATCGCCGACTTCCCCTCCGAGCTCGACCCCGTCAACCTCGCCATCAGCCTCGCCGGCTTCTTCCTCGGTGCCTCCTTCCTCGTCTTCATCTGGAACATGGTCTACAGCTGGGTCCGCGGCCCCGTCGCCGAGGCCAACCCCTGGCAGGCCCGCACCCTCGAGTGGCAGACCAGCTCGCCGCCGCCCCATGAGAACTTCCCCGTCCCGCCCGTCGTCAGCGGCGGCCCCTACGACTACGGCGTCCCCGGCTCAAAGCACGCCACCTTCCCCGTCCCCTCCGCCGGCTTCGCCGGCGCTCCCGCGGGCGGCGGCGGCCAGTAA
- a CDS encoding cytochrome C oxidase subunit IV family protein, which produces MRKPMQTGLIVAAILAVLTVTEYLFATHVDDDLVRFLGISVSALGKAGLIIYYFMHIYRLWRPQEAH; this is translated from the coding sequence ATGCGCAAACCGATGCAAACCGGCCTCATCGTCGCGGCAATCCTCGCCGTCCTCACCGTCACCGAGTACCTCTTCGCCACCCACGTCGACGACGACCTCGTCCGCTTCCTCGGCATCTCCGTCTCCGCCCTCGGCAAGGCCGGGCTCATCATCTACTACTTCATGCACATCTACCGCCTCTGGCGGCCCCAGGAGGCCCACTAA
- a CDS encoding cytochrome c oxidase subunit 3, which translates to MALATAHQPAAHAPAHNHLAIKRAGLWLFFFSETILFGLLLSARFYLEGIHREELNQLLGLAITVILLISSVTAYTAETAIEHDNKKVASWYLFFTILLGLIFAGGVAYEWSIAHFHRDEAFGSVFFAMTGIHATHVVTGVIMLILVWLQALRGRYSSKNPWAVSAVVMYWHFVDVVWVFYYPALYLTK; encoded by the coding sequence ATGGCGCTCGCAACCGCACACCAGCCAGCCGCTCACGCCCCGGCCCACAACCACCTCGCCATCAAGCGCGCCGGGCTCTGGCTCTTCTTCTTCTCCGAGACCATTCTCTTCGGTCTCCTCCTCAGCGCCCGTTTCTACCTCGAAGGCATCCACCGCGAAGAGCTCAACCAGCTGCTCGGTCTCGCGATTACCGTCATCCTCCTCATCAGCTCCGTCACCGCCTACACCGCAGAAACCGCCATCGAGCACGACAACAAGAAGGTCGCCAGCTGGTACCTCTTCTTCACCATCCTGCTCGGCCTCATCTTTGCCGGCGGCGTCGCCTATGAGTGGTCGATTGCGCACTTCCACCGCGACGAAGCCTTCGGCTCCGTCTTCTTCGCCATGACCGGCATCCATGCCACCCACGTCGTCACCGGCGTCATCATGCTCATCCTCGTCTGGCTCCAGGCGCTCCGCGGCCGCTACAGCTCGAAGAACCCCTGGGCCGTCAGCGCGGTCGTCATGTACTGGCACTTCGTCGACGTCGTCTGGGTCTTCTACTACCCCGCCCTCTACCTCACCAAGTAA
- the pdxS gene encoding pyridoxal 5'-phosphate synthase lyase subunit PdxS: MSQAQTGTWAVKVGLAQMLKGGVIMDVVTPEQAKIAEEAGACAVMALERVPADIRRDGGVARMSDPEIIYRIMEAVTIPVMAKARIGHFVEAEVLQAIGVDYIDESEVLTPADEAHHIDKHQFKVPFVCGARNLGEALRRIGEGAAMIRTKGEAGTGDIVEAVRHMRAVQDEIRRLTTLSDEEIYTAAKELGAPLELVQQVKREGRLPVVNFAAGGVATPADAALMMRLGADGVFVGSGIFKSENPPAFARAIVEATTHYQDPEVIARVSRGLGKAMPGISVASLGEKELLATRGW; the protein is encoded by the coding sequence ATGTCCCAGGCACAGACCGGCACGTGGGCAGTCAAAGTCGGCCTCGCCCAGATGCTCAAGGGCGGCGTCATCATGGATGTCGTCACCCCCGAACAGGCGAAAATCGCCGAAGAAGCCGGCGCCTGCGCCGTCATGGCCCTCGAGCGCGTCCCCGCCGACATTCGCCGCGACGGCGGTGTCGCCCGCATGAGCGACCCCGAAATCATCTACCGCATCATGGAGGCCGTCACCATCCCCGTCATGGCCAAGGCCCGCATCGGCCACTTCGTCGAGGCCGAAGTCCTCCAGGCGATTGGCGTCGACTACATCGACGAGTCCGAGGTCCTGACCCCCGCCGACGAAGCCCACCACATCGATAAGCACCAGTTCAAAGTCCCCTTCGTCTGCGGCGCCCGCAACCTCGGCGAAGCCCTCCGCCGCATCGGCGAAGGCGCGGCCATGATCCGCACCAAGGGCGAAGCCGGCACCGGCGACATCGTCGAGGCCGTCCGCCATATGCGCGCCGTCCAGGACGAAATCCGCCGCCTGACTACCCTCTCCGACGAGGAGATCTACACCGCCGCAAAGGAGCTCGGCGCCCCGCTCGAGCTCGTCCAGCAGGTCAAGCGCGAAGGCCGCCTCCCGGTCGTCAACTTCGCCGCTGGCGGCGTCGCCACGCCCGCCGATGCCGCGCTCATGATGCGCCTCGGCGCCGACGGCGTCTTCGTCGGCTCCGGCATCTTCAAGTCCGAAAACCCGCCCGCCTTCGCCCGCGCAATCGTCGAGGCCACCACCCACTACCAGGACCCCGAGGTCATCGCCCGGGTCAGCCGCGGCCTGGGCAAGGCAATGCCCGGCATCTCCGTCGCCTCCCTCGGCGAAAAGGAGCTGCTCGCCACCCGCGGCTGGTAG
- a CDS encoding MFS transporter, with amino-acid sequence MSPRSSPPSKWLTLLATCVGLAMLMVDTFIVNVAFPAIGRDLGASLSATEWTVSGYVLMTGVFPIAMGRLGDIYGRDRVYLVGLIGFVITSGLCGLARGIDELIAFRILQGIAAATMMPLTLSIITVAFPPQQRGLAIGIWGGVSGLGLIAGPILGGLLVVGDQWRWIFLINLPLGLVAVLLAILWVPSSRDPSVPRSVDWRGLTVLSAALLLVLVAVNRGNEVGWTSPVILGSLLAGAVLLALFPLVERAVAHPLVDLSLFRSGPFVMASVSAFLFSAAVFGSQPYASLFMQNYLGFTPLEGGLAFLPATTLVAALMPVSGIIGQKLGHRIRLIIIAGSFAVGCSFLYLLQLDTSSRYLDGLLPSFILRGLGIGLVISATSYAAVSSLPLAKSGLASGTLTMARNIGTSAGVAIFGAVYLRTIESRLPERLAAAGVEPSAVPGLVDRATRFLPAETEPAGSATAAGIVDAYVILAIAGLAIATLAIAAAAMIRPRRAPAPVAPAAATPAPDPAGNA; translated from the coding sequence ATGTCCCCCCGCTCCAGCCCGCCGTCGAAATGGCTCACCCTCCTCGCGACCTGCGTCGGCCTCGCCATGCTGATGGTCGACACCTTTATCGTGAACGTCGCCTTCCCGGCGATCGGCCGCGACCTCGGCGCCTCCCTCAGCGCCACCGAATGGACCGTCTCCGGCTACGTCCTCATGACCGGCGTCTTCCCTATCGCCATGGGCCGCCTCGGCGACATCTACGGCCGCGACCGCGTCTACCTCGTCGGCCTCATCGGCTTCGTCATCACTTCCGGGCTCTGCGGCCTCGCCCGCGGCATCGACGAGCTCATCGCCTTCCGCATCCTCCAGGGCATCGCAGCCGCCACGATGATGCCCCTCACCCTCTCCATCATCACCGTCGCCTTCCCGCCCCAGCAGCGCGGCCTCGCCATCGGCATCTGGGGCGGCGTCTCCGGCCTCGGCCTCATCGCCGGGCCCATCCTCGGCGGCCTCCTCGTCGTCGGCGACCAGTGGCGCTGGATCTTCCTCATCAACCTCCCCCTCGGCCTGGTCGCCGTGCTCCTCGCCATCCTTTGGGTGCCGTCCTCCCGCGACCCCTCCGTGCCCCGCTCCGTCGACTGGCGCGGCCTCACCGTCCTGTCGGCCGCGCTCCTGCTGGTCCTCGTGGCCGTCAACCGCGGCAACGAAGTCGGCTGGACCTCCCCGGTCATCCTCGGCAGCCTCCTCGCCGGGGCCGTCCTCCTCGCCCTCTTCCCGCTCGTCGAACGAGCAGTCGCGCATCCCCTCGTCGACCTCTCCCTGTTCCGCAGCGGGCCCTTCGTTATGGCCTCGGTCTCGGCCTTCCTCTTCTCTGCCGCTGTCTTCGGCTCGCAGCCCTACGCCAGCCTTTTCATGCAGAACTACCTCGGCTTCACCCCGCTCGAGGGCGGGCTCGCCTTCCTCCCCGCCACCACGCTCGTTGCCGCGCTCATGCCAGTCTCCGGCATCATCGGCCAGAAGCTTGGCCACCGGATTCGGCTCATCATCATCGCCGGCTCGTTCGCGGTCGGCTGCTCGTTCCTCTACCTCCTTCAGCTCGATACCTCCAGCCGGTACCTCGACGGCCTCCTCCCATCGTTCATCCTCCGCGGCCTCGGCATCGGCCTCGTCATTTCCGCAACCTCCTACGCCGCGGTGAGCTCCCTGCCGCTGGCGAAATCCGGGCTCGCCTCCGGAACCCTCACCATGGCCCGCAATATCGGCACCTCGGCCGGGGTCGCCATCTTCGGCGCTGTCTACCTTCGCACCATCGAAAGCCGCCTGCCGGAACGCCTCGCCGCAGCCGGCGTCGAACCGTCGGCCGTGCCGGGGCTTGTCGACCGTGCAACCCGCTTCCTGCCGGCCGAAACGGAGCCCGCGGGGTCTGCAACTGCCGCCGGCATCGTCGACGCCTACGTCATCCTCGCCATCGCCGGCCTCGCGATCGCTACCCTCGCCATCGCCGCTGCCGCGATGATCCGCCCCCGCCGGGCCCCGGCCCCGGTCGCGCCTGCCGCTGCAACGCCCGCGCCGGACCCCGCCGGCAACGCCTGA
- a CDS encoding cytochrome c oxidase assembly protein yields the protein MAARLAAVTPRRFALAWFAGLAAALLLTWWLRAGNSASVAFVFVCAVDNVPPPEFPDVLFTLALEPLPVYLLLSAAAAYLVLWQHVRAAGRGRLFPAWRLAAFLIGIGLVILTVFGPLAGYDRVFLFVHMIQHFILITIAPPLILLGSPMTLLLVAAGPRRRERWVYPLTHARWFELFTNPVVGLVLFAAVPVLWYITPLFERSFTNDWLHFGGYALFLFAGIHYWWPVIGGNPTRWNLPHPVRIFYLFALVPIHAFLGSLFYEPSRVLYEELAAQPRLWGPDPLLDQQIGGAIMFLAGEAIGLVAVIAAAAAWARADEREARRADARMAREKARASAP from the coding sequence ATGGCCGCGCGCCTCGCCGCCGTCACGCCGCGCCGGTTCGCGCTCGCCTGGTTTGCCGGCCTCGCTGCTGCCCTCCTCCTCACCTGGTGGCTCCGCGCCGGCAACTCCGCCAGCGTCGCCTTCGTCTTCGTCTGCGCCGTCGATAACGTCCCCCCGCCCGAGTTCCCGGACGTCCTCTTCACCCTCGCCCTCGAGCCGCTGCCCGTCTACCTTCTCCTCTCCGCTGCCGCCGCCTACCTCGTCTTGTGGCAGCACGTCCGCGCCGCCGGCCGCGGGCGCCTCTTCCCCGCCTGGCGGCTCGCCGCGTTCCTCATCGGCATCGGACTCGTCATCCTCACCGTCTTCGGCCCCCTCGCCGGGTACGACCGGGTCTTCCTCTTCGTCCACATGATCCAGCACTTCATCCTCATCACCATCGCGCCGCCGCTCATCCTCCTGGGTTCGCCGATGACCCTCCTCCTCGTCGCTGCCGGCCCCCGGCGCCGCGAGCGCTGGGTCTACCCCCTCACCCACGCCCGCTGGTTCGAACTCTTCACCAACCCGGTCGTCGGCCTCGTCCTCTTCGCCGCCGTGCCGGTGCTCTGGTACATCACCCCCCTCTTCGAGCGCTCGTTCACGAACGACTGGCTCCACTTCGGCGGCTACGCCCTCTTCCTCTTCGCCGGCATCCACTACTGGTGGCCCGTCATCGGCGGCAATCCCACCCGCTGGAACCTCCCCCACCCGGTCCGCATCTTCTACCTCTTCGCCCTCGTTCCCATCCACGCCTTCCTCGGCTCCCTCTTCTACGAACCCTCCCGCGTCCTCTACGAAGAGCTCGCCGCGCAGCCGCGCCTCTGGGGGCCCGACCCGCTCCTCGACCAGCAGATCGGCGGCGCCATCATGTTCCTCGCCGGGGAAGCCATCGGCCTGGTCGCCGTCATCGCCGCCGCTGCCGCCTGGGCCCGCGCCGACGAACGCGAAGCCAGGCGCGCCGATGCCCGCATGGCCCGCGAAAAGGCCCGCGCCTCCGCTCCTTAG
- a CDS encoding 7-carboxy-7-deazaguanine synthase QueE: protein MERLIVARMADGGPEIFASVQGEGVSMGVPSTFVRLAICNLRCRWCDTAYTWDWQRFDRAASTMEITEEEAAASVRALPPRNVVITGGEPLLQRRQLVPLVEALRAEGYRFEVETNGTVGPGPLAELIDQFNVSPKLAHSGNEGLRRIAPAVLREFAASGRAWFKFVVAEPGDLEEVRAVCAAGGIPPERVVLMPEGTSAAVLTARGRWLAEACAREGYRFSTRLHILLWGDRRGV, encoded by the coding sequence ATGGAGCGGCTGATTGTTGCGCGGATGGCTGACGGGGGGCCGGAAATCTTCGCGTCCGTGCAGGGCGAAGGGGTTTCGATGGGCGTGCCGAGCACGTTTGTGCGGCTGGCGATTTGCAACCTCCGCTGCCGCTGGTGCGATACGGCGTACACGTGGGACTGGCAGCGGTTCGACCGGGCCGCTTCGACGATGGAGATCACGGAGGAGGAGGCGGCGGCGTCGGTGCGGGCGCTGCCGCCGCGGAACGTGGTCATCACCGGCGGGGAGCCGCTCCTGCAGCGGCGGCAGCTCGTACCCCTGGTCGAGGCGCTGCGGGCCGAGGGGTACCGGTTTGAGGTCGAGACGAACGGGACCGTGGGCCCGGGGCCGCTGGCGGAGCTGATCGACCAGTTCAATGTCTCGCCGAAGCTGGCCCACTCCGGCAACGAGGGACTGCGGCGGATTGCGCCCGCCGTGCTGCGCGAGTTCGCGGCGAGCGGGCGGGCGTGGTTCAAGTTCGTGGTGGCTGAGCCGGGGGACCTCGAGGAGGTGCGGGCGGTCTGTGCGGCGGGCGGCATTCCGCCGGAGCGGGTGGTGCTGATGCCGGAGGGCACGTCGGCGGCGGTGCTGACCGCGCGCGGGCGATGGCTGGCCGAGGCGTGCGCGCGGGAGGGGTACCGCTTCAGCACGCGGCTCCACATTCTGCTCTGGGGCGACCGGCGGGGCGTCTAA